The window ACATTCAAAAGCAATTCTTCAAATTATATTTGTGCGGATAAAAAAGCAGCGGCTGAGTTTTTAAAACTTGGTTTAAGGCTTGAAAATATGGAAATTTTCTCTCTTTTAAGCGTAGCAAAATTTTATGATATAGAACTTTCGTGCTTTTTGTGTGCGAGTAATTATTGCGATGAAAAAGCACACCAAAGCTTTTTGGCTCATCATACTAAGGCAAAAGCTAAACTAGAGGCTTTTTTGCAAGAGAGAAATTATATTTAGGATAGAATTTTGTTAGTTTTAGATGAAAGAAAAAATGATGTAAAAGAGAGTAAAAAGCAAGATAAAGTTAATTTGCTTGATTATACCAGTATAGAGCTTCAAAAGGATTTTCCCCAAAAATTCCGCATAAAGCAAATTTTTCAGTGGATTTATCAAAAATACGCTGATGATTTCAAAGAGATGAGTTCCCTACCCTTAACTTTAAGAGAAGAACTTGAAAACAAATACCATTTCAAGCCCTTAGAATGCGTAAAATTTGAGCAAAGCACTGATAAAAGCGTAAAATATCTTTTCCGCTTAAATGATGGCTATTTTATAGAAAGCGTTTTACTGCCTATGAAAGAAGAAGCTTTTGATGAAGAGGGTAAGAGATTGCACCATACTCGCTATACTATATGTATAAGCTCACAAGTAGGCTGTAAATCAGGCTGTTCTTTTTGTCTCACAGCCAAAGGTGGCTTAAAACGCAATCTCAGTGCTGGCGAGATAGTCGCTCAAGTGTTATGGATCAAAAAGCACAATCATATCCCTTATGAAAGAAGGGTAAATATAGTTTTTATGGGTATGGGCGAGCCTTTGGATAATCTTAAAAATGTCTCAAAGGCTGTGCAAATTTTAAGCGAAAATGACGGACTTGCCATCAGCCCTCGCAGACAAACCATAAGCACAAGCGGACTTGCCAAGCAGATCAAAGAGCTAGGAGAGATGAATTTGGGCGTTTTGCTAGCTATTTCCTTGCACGCTGTTAATGATGAGCTAAGAAGCGAGCTTATGCCTATCAATAAAGCTTATAACATAGCCTCTATCATGCAAGCTGTGCGTGAATTTCCAGTGGACGCACGAAAAAGGGTAATGTTTGAATACCTTTTGATAAAGGGCATTAATGATAAATTAGAGCACGCCAAAGAGCTAGTCAAGCTTTTAAATGGCATAAAAGCTAAGGTTAATTTACTGCTTTTCAACCCTCACGAAGGCAGTCCTTATAAGCGTCCAGACTTAGAAGATGCTGTGAAATTTCAAGACTTTTTGAGCGCTAAAGGACTAACTTGCACCATAAGACAAAGCAAAGGACTTGACATATCAGCAGCTTGCGGACAGCTTAAAGAAAGAAAAGAACAAGAGCTTAAAATACGCTCAAACAATGATGAAAACTCAAAAAATAAAAATCCCATAAAGCCGATTTTATCAAGTGTTAAACACACAAAACAAAACGCACAAAGCTTGAAAAAACAAAATTTGCAAGAGCAAAATTTTAAAGATCAAAGTCCTAAAAAGCAAGACTTTAAAAATCATAACCTAACAAATCAAAATTCAAACAAAGTCAGCTTTACAAACAAAACTTCGAAAAATCAAGCCCCAAAAACAAATTCACATACTGCCTCGCACTCAAAAATAGAACCAAAAGGAAAAATAAAATGACTTTTTTAGATATAGCTGAATTAATTTTCATCTCTATAGTTGTAATTGTAGGCGTTGTAGGGATAGTTTTGGTGCTGAAAAATGAAAAAAGATAAACTCTCAAAGCTTGAAAAATACAAAAATTTAACCTATATCAAGAATGAGAGCCAAAAATAAAGCTAAGATAAGTTTAAAATTTGAAATTAAATCTTGGGGCAAAAAATGTTTTACGCTCTTGTTAAAATCACTCATCTGCTTTGTGCTTGTGTGGTGATAGGGTATTTAATCTATGATGTTTTTATCTTTTCTCATTTTAAGAAAAACCGTAGTGAAGCAGAATTTATCAAGCTTAAAAGAGAGCTTTTAAAACCAAGCGTTTATATCTTAGCACCAGCCTTTTTACTTTTGCTTTGTAGTGGAGCTTATCTTGGAAGTTTTTATCTAGGAGCAGAGCTTGGCTGGCTTGAAAGCTCTTTTCAGCAAATTTTGGTTCTTAAGATAAGCGTGGTTGGCTTACTTTTCGTTTTTACACCTATTTCATTTTTTTATATACTTGTGCTTAAAAAAAGCGATCCTATGCGGAAATTTTATCATCATCTTGCTCTACTCATCTGCCTTATTGCTTTAATCCTTGCAAAATTGATGTTTTTGTTCTAAAAAGTTTCTCGTGAAACAAAAAATTTGAGTTTCTTTTTAGCAAATTTAAGCTAAAATAACGAAGTTTTTATATTTAGAAATCACTTTGATATATAAAAGGAAAATGAGATGAAAAAAATATGCGCTTTTACTCTTATATCACTTATTGCGATAAACTCACTTGAGGCTTTAGAATTTAATGAAGTCGGACACAAGGCAATGGGTATGGGTGGCGTTGGTGTAGCATTGAAAAGCAATCCCTACGCTATCTTTTACAATCCAGCCCTCATCGCTGCAAATGACGCTACGCGTATGGGTTATGGTATAAGCGTGGAAGCTGAGCATAAAAATTTACTCGAAGCATTTAATTTTGATTTTAACAATATTCAAGATGTTTCGTATTTTAACAACTTGCTTAAAGAAAACTTTGCTCGTGTAAAAATGCAAGGCACTTGGGCTTTTAAAGCTCCTGATATTTTACCTTTAGGCGATGTTGCTTTGGGTTACTCGCAAAGCATTTATGCTGTAGCTGGATTTTCGGGGCAATTGCCTGCTAATGTTACAGATATCGGCGATAATGTAGATTTTCACTTGAGACGTTTAAGTGTTATGGAATTACCACTTTCTTATGCATTTTCTTTAGATTCTACGCTTGGTAAATTAAGCTGGGGTGCAGCAGTAAAATTTATGCATTTAAGCAGCACTCAAACTTCTCGAAAGCTCTTGACTACGGATTCTAAGGGCGATATACAAGATGATATTATCGATACGATCAAAGGAAACGATGCAAATAGCGATAATAACTTTGGTATCGATCTTGGCTTTAGCTACTCGCCTGCTTATGTGCCTGATTTTACTTTCGCTCTTGTAGGAAAAAATCTCAACACGCCTAAATTTGACTTTAAAAACAATGGCAAACTTACCATTTATCCTCAAGCAAGACTTGGCTTAGCCTACGATCTTAGCGATCATCTTAGCCTCGCAGCTGATGCGGATTTAACAGAAAATCTAATGCTTACTCCAGCAGGTATGCCAAAGCAAAAAAGCCAAAAAATCGGTATTGGTGTAGATGCGCATGCCATGTTTTTTGACGCAAGGGCTGGCATTGCTAAGGACTTAAGACAGGATAATGGAGCAATTGTCAGTTTTGGTATGGGCTTTGGCTTTTTGGACTTGGGCGTAGCTGTTGCGACTGAAAGGGTAAAGGTTGAGGGGACGAATTATCCAAGGTATTTTTCAGTGCAACTTGGTGGAAGCTTTGAGTTTTAAGTACTCAAAGCCTTTAAAGTCTAAAAAATTTAAACCTTAAATCTTTCTTCTTTCTTATGCCTTATCCTTACTCTTAGAATTTGTATCCAAATATAAATAAGGCTTAAATAAGCTAAAGTTCCAAAAAAATAACTTGAAAAAGTAAAAGCAAATACAAGGCTGATTAAAAATAAAAACAATACTCCTGTTGCATATCTCGCCTCCTTTAAAAGCTTAAAATAAGATATGATATAAGTCGTGATAAGAAAAAAGCTGATCTCATAAAAAGCCATCAATACATCGCTAAATTCTATAAAATTATTTGTTAAAAATGACACTTGATCCCTTTCTTTTTTATAATAAATTTTCTTTTCTTGGTTTTATTATCAAACGAAAAATCATAAATCTAATGCGAATAAAAAGAAACAAAATATGATAGTAAATATTATAATATACCCATATTTAAATAAAGCTGAAAATATAATTTTTACAAAAACGATACGCTTGATTTACTCTCTAGCTTTTAGCTTCACTCTTACAATCATCACAAAAAGACATAATATACTTAAAATGCCTAAAGTTACACTAAGATGACTCGTATAAGCAAAGGCAAAAAAGATAAAAATAAAGCTGAAAAAGAGTGCTGCTAAGCCGTATTTTGCTTGCTTAAGAGAGCTAATATTTGTCAAAACATAAAGCTCGATTAAACTAAAGATAAGAGCTAGAATTTGGATTATTACCATACTTGATTCAGACATATTGCTTCTCATTTTTAAGCTTAAAATAAAAAATTTCTCAAAACTGAATGTAAAAATTTAAAAACACACAAACATAAATTTTATACATACAAAAAAATTAGCTCATTTAGCCCAAAAATTATTTTAATATTTATTGAAAATTAATATTATAATATATCAAAACAAACTTAAGCTAAAGCATTTAAAAACTCTGTTTTTATATCTTTTTGTGAATAAAAGTCAAATTCCTCATTTTCAAATTTAAATTTTAAACGATACGAATGAAGGCACAATCTACTAGCCCCACAAAGTTTTTGAAGCTCTTGCAAGCTTAGTTTTTCATCAAGTATGTTTTCAATCTCTGGTTTTAAAAGCCCATATAAAGTTTCACCCAAAATACTATGTTTCACATGGAACAAATGCAAGCGAAGCTGGTGCTGTCTGCCCGTTTTAGGCTTACATAAGAGTAAAGAAGCGTTATATGTTTGAAAAAACTCAAGCCTTTCAAATTCACTTTTTGCCTCTTTTCCACCTTCGCTCACGGGACAAATTTGCATTCTTGTTTTGATATCATCATACTCTTTACTTAAAGCCAAAGGTGCATTGACGCTAAATTTTAAAGCTGTTTTGCCACGCACAAGAGCGAGGTATTCTTTGTGAATTTCTTTATTTTCAAACATTTTTTTAAGCTTTTTTGCCACAAATTGATTTTTTGCCACGAGTATAAGTCCGCTTGTTTGTTTATCAAGTCTATGAGCTACACAAGCTTGCTTGCCCCACAAATGCCAAATTTCATCGCACAAACTATACTTACAATGCCTTCCATTTGGGTGGGTTAAAACTCCACTTTCTTTATCAAAAAGAGCAAAATTTTCATTCTCAAAAACAGGCTTAATCCCACGCGGTTTGCTCTCATACTCCACAAGCTCGATTAAACCTTGAATTCGAGCATTTTTTTGCTTGATGATTTGCCCATTACATAGGACTTTGTTTGTATCTATAAGTCTTTGAGCTTCGTTCATAGAGATATTTAAGGTATTCATAAGCACTCTAAATATGGGTAATTCATTATTTGAAGCTAAATTTACTAATTTAATTTTCGTGTAAGCCAAGTTTAACCTTTTTTAAAATTATCTTTGGTTAAAATACCACTTTTTATTTCAAAAATTATAACATAACTCAAGGAACAAAGAAAATGGTAGAACGATACAGCAGAAAAGAAATGACGAGCAAATGGGACTTAAACGCAAAATATAATGCTTGGCTAAAAGTTGAACTTGCTGCGGTTAAGGCTTGGAATAAGCTTGGTTTTATCAGCGATGGGGATTGCGAAAAAATCCTTAAAAATGCTAAATTTAACATACAAAGAATTGATGAGATTGAAAAAGAAACAAAGCATGATGTTATCGCTTTTTTAACCTCAGTAAGTGAGAGTTTGGGCGAGGAAAGTCGTTTTGTGCATTTTGGCATGACAAGCTCTGATTGTATAGATACAGCTGTAGCTTTACAGATCAAAGAAAGCTTAGAGCTTATCTTAAAGGACTTAGATGAGCTTTTAGAAAATATCAAAACAAGGGCTTTGGAGCATAAATTTACACTTATGGTAGGTAGAAGTCATGGGATTCATGGTGAGCCTATTACTTTTGGCTTAAGTTTGGGCGTATTTTATGATGAGTTAAAACACTCAAAAAGCTTACTTGAACAAGCTCAAGAAATGATTTCTTATGGTAAGATAAGCGGAGCAATGGGAAATTTTGCTCATGCTCCACTCAAGCTAGAAGAAGAAGTATGCAAAGAACTTGGCTTAAAACCAGCCCCAATCTCAAATCAAATCATTCAAAGAGATCGTTATGCTACCGTGATTTCAGCCCTTGCTATACTTGCTGCAAGTTGTGAAAAAATCGCTGTAAATATAAGACATTTACAAAGAACAGAAGTTTATGAGGCTGAAGAGTTTTTCTCTAAAGGACAAAAAGGCAGCTCAGCCATGCCTCACAAAAGAAATCCAGTTTTAAGTGAAAATATCACTGGGCTTTGTAGGATTATTCGCTCTTTTGTTACTCCAGCCTTAGAAAATGTAGCTTTGTGGCATGAAAGAGATATAAGTCATTCTAGTGTAGAGCGTTTTATCTTGCCAGATGCCTTTATCACAGCTGATTTTATGCTTGCTCGCTTAACAAATTTAATTAAAAATTTACTCGTATATCCAGAAAATATGATGAAAAATTTAAACCTTACAGGCGGACTTGTCTTTTCTCAACGCGTGCTTTTAGAGCTTCCATTTAAGGGCGTAAGCAGAGAAAATGCCTATAAAATCGTGCAAAGAAATGCCATGAAAGTGTGGCAGGACTTGCAAAATGGCAAAAGTGCTTTAAATGAAAAGGGCGAGAGCTTGTTTTTGCAAAGCTTGCTTGAAGATGAAGAGCTAAGACAAAAGCTTGATGAGGCAAGCATTAGAGCCTGTTTTGATTATAGCTACTACACTAAAAATGTTGAAGCTATTTTAAAACGCGTATTTGATGAAAAATAAATTACAATAAAGAAAGGTTTGGCTATGAAAGTAATTAAAAGAAACGGACGCACAGAAGAACTTGACATCTCAAAGATCAAAAAATGCACTGGTGATGCGGTAAAAGGACTTGATGGAGTCAATGTCAGCGAACTTGAACTTGATGCAAAAATTCAGTTTCGAGACGGCATAAGCACAGATGAAATTCAAAAAACCTTGATTAAAACAGCGGTTGAAAAGATAGATGTGGATTGTCCTAATTATAGCTTTGTTGCGGCTCGTTTGTTTTTATATAGCTTATATAAAAAAGTAAGTGGGATTAACCGCTACAATCACTTGCGTGAATACTTTGAAAAAGGCGAAGCAGCTGGACGCATTTTACTTGGGCTCAAAGAAAAATACGACCTAGACGATTTAAATGATTATATCAAGCCAGAACGAGATATGCAATTTACCTATCTTGGCATAAAAACCCTTTATGATCGCTATTTGATAAAAGACAGCAAAGGCGAGCCTATAGAACTGCCTCAACATATGTTTATGGGTATAGCGATGTTTTTAGCTCAAAATGAGTTTAATCCTCAAGAATGGGCAAAGAAATTTTATGATTTAATCTCTAAATTTGAAGTAATGTTAGCTACTCCAACCCTTTCAAATGCTCGCACCACAAGACATCAGCTCAGCTCTTGCTACATAGGAAGCACACCTGATAATATAGAAGGCATTTTTGATAGTTATAAAGAAATGGCATTGCTTTCTAAATTTGGTGGCGGTATAGGCTGGGATTGGAGCAAGGTGCGTGCTATGGGTGGAAGCATTGATGGACACAAAAACGCAGCTGGTGGCATAATCCCTTTTCTTAAAATCACTAATGATATAGCCGTAGCCGTAGATCAGCTTGGCACAAGAAAAGGAGCCATTGCTGTATACATAGAAACTTGGCATATGGATATCAATGATTTTATTGATTTGCGTAAAAACTCTGGTGAAGAAAGAAGAAGGGCACATGAGCTTTTTCCGGCTTTGTGGATCAATGATTTGTTTATGAAAAGAGTAAAAGAAAATGACAAATGGACGCTTTTTGATCCAGCTGATACGCCTGATTTGTGCGAACTTTATGGGGCTGAGTTTGAAAAACGTTATGAAGAATACGAAAAAGACGCAAGTATAAGCAAAGAAATCGTCGATGCAAAAGAGCTTTGGAAGAAGATATTACTGAACTATTTTGAAAGCGGTATGCCATTTTTATGCTTTAAAGATACAGCAAATCGCACTAATCCAAATTCACATACCGGTATTATCAGAAGCTCAAATTTATGCACGGAAATTTTTCAAAATACCCAGCCAAATTATTATCAAATCAAAATCGTCTTTGATGATAAAAGCGAACTTCACTTAGATGAAAATGAAGAAGTCAAGATCGATGGAGGTATCATTAAACTTGCGAAAAAAGTCTCTACTCTTGATTATATGGGTGGCAAAAAAGTCTATATAGTTGAAAAATTCAAAAACGACGGCAAAACCGCTGTTTGCAATCTAGCAAGCATAAATTTAAGCAAAATCCACAAAAAAGAAGATATTCAAAGAGTTGTTCCAACAGCTGTTCGAATGCTTGATAATGTTATTGATCTTAATTTTTATCCGCACGCTAAAGTAAAAGACACAAATTTAAAATCCCGCTCTATAGGACTTGGCGTAATGGGAGAAGCACAAATGCTTGCTGAAGCACAAATTCACTGGGGCAGTGAGGAACATTTTGAAAAGATTGACAAGATCATGGAAATAATCAGTTTTGAAGCTATACAAGCAAGCTCAAATTTAGCTCTTGAAAAAGGAGCGTATCCAGACTTTAAAGGCAGTAGCTGGAGTAGGGGGATTTTCCCGATTGACACAGCAAGTGATAAAGCCAAAGCACTTACTTTAAGAGAGGGGCTTTTTAATCAAAGTGAATGTGATTGGGATAAGCTTAAAGAAAAGGTTAAAAAAGATGGTATGAGAAATGGCTATTTAATGGCGATCGCACCAACTTCAAGCATATCCATACTTGTAGGCACTACCCAAACTATAGAGCCTATTTATAAACGCAAATGGTTTGAGCAAAACTTAAGCGGAATGATTCCTGTTGTGGTGCCAAATTTAAGCCTTGATACTTGGCAATACTACACCTCAGCTTATGAAATCGATCAAAGACTCTTGGTTAAAGCTGCAGCCGTGCGTGGCAAATGGATCGATCAAGGACAAAGTTTAAATATCTTTATGAGCCTAGATAAGGCAAGTGGGGGCTATCTTAATGAAATTTACACGCTTGCTCATGAACTTGGGGTAAAATCGACTTATTATTTAAGAAGCGAAAGTCCAGACAGTGAAAAAGTAAGCGTGGCTGATCGTAGCATAGAATGCGAAGGTTGTCAGTAAAAAAAGAAAAAGGAGGCTAAAATGATAAATTTTATCAAGGAAAGCAAGGATAAAATCGATGAATTTTTAAGAAAAAAACGACAAAAAAGGCTTAAAAATCAAGTAAAAACTTTAAGAGAAAGTTTTGAGACTTTTAAAGAAGAAATTCGATTCAGTGAAATGAAAAATTCTTTATACCGATATGAAAGAAACTTTGAAAATAGCCCTACAAAGACTTTAAAAGAAAATTTGCCTTTTATAATCTTTCATTACGCAAGTCATGGCGTTTATAATTCAAGAAATTTAGGCGATTATATCCAAAGCATAGCCACGCAAAAAGCGATAACACAAGGCTTTGAAAATGCAAATTTTAAATACTTTGATAGAAATGCTTTAAGCTTTTATCCTCAACAGGGGGGGGGGGGATTGTGCTTATGCAAGGTTGGTTTGCACAAGGTTTTGACTTCCTGCCAAATGCAAATTTAACAAGTGTTTTTATAGGCGCGCATTTTACACAAGAAACACAAAATTTTTTAAAATGCTTTATCGCTCATTTTCCTCATTATTTTGAAAATAAAGAAATAGGCTGCAGAGATACTTTTACGCTTGAGTTCTTGCAAAATCTTGGGCTAAAAGCGTATTTTTCAAGATGTTTAACCAGCACTTTGCCAAAACGAGAGCCTAAAGCTACACAAACAAAAGTCTTTTTTGTGGGTTTTGATAAAAAACTACTTGCTTATGTGCCAAAAAATTTGAAAGAAAATGGCGAATTTATCGAACAACAATGGGTTGAGCTTATCAACTCTAGCGAAGAGCATTGTTTTAAGCTCACGCAAAACTTGCTTAAACGTTATGAAAATGAAGCAAAGCTCATCATCACTTCGGCTTTACATTGTGCTTCACCGGCTACAGCTTTGGCAATTCCTGTCGTTTTTATCCGCACAAGTAAGGAGCAAAAAACGCGCTTTAGTACTTTAAGGGGCATTATCCCTATCTATAGCGTTGAGGATTTAAAACAAGGCAAAGTTGATTTCAATCCCAAAGCACCTGATATAGAAGCCTTAAAAGAAGCTATGCTTGAAAATGCAAGACTTAGCATTCTTAAAGAAAAAGGTGAAAATATCGATGAAGCAAAGCTTAAGACATTGAGGGAATTTATCGCTAAATTTCAAGCAAATTAAGCTTTATCCAACACTTGCAAGCCTTTTGCGTTTGTGAAAAATGACTAAATCAATGATATGTTTTTTCAACACACTTAAGTTAAAAGGCTTTTTCACATAATCATCACAACCACTTTCAAAGCCTTCTTTAACATCATCTCCTGAATTTAAAGAAGTTAAAAAAATCGCTGGTGTCCTTTTACCCAAAGCCCTTAAATCCTTAAGCAAAGAAAAACCATCGCCCATAGGCACCTTAACATCAAAAATATAAAGATCAAATTCCTCTTTTCGTGCGAGCTCAAATGCTTCTTGAGCATCACTTGCAAGAATAGTGTCAAAACCTTCTTCTATGAGGTATTCAAGCACGATTTCGCTCAAACACATATCATCTTCAAGCAAAAGAATTTTTTTCATCTTTCACACCTTTTTAGAAATTTTTGTGAAAGGATAAAATAAAAAAGTGAATTTTTTGTGAAATGCAAAAAACAGATCATATTTTTATCAAAAAAATATTTTACTCTGCGTTAAACTACATAATACAGCTTAAAAAAATATTTTTTTAAGCAAAGTTAAGGCATAATTTCATTTCTTAATGCAAATTTGGGGCATTAGCTCAGCTGGGAGAGCGCGACGCTGGCAGCGTCGAGGTCAGCGGTTCGATCCCGCTATGCTCC is drawn from Campylobacter sp. MIT 12-8780 and contains these coding sequences:
- the traF gene encoding conjugal transfer protein TraF, yielding MKKICAFTLISLIAINSLEALEFNEVGHKAMGMGGVGVALKSNPYAIFYNPALIAANDATRMGYGISVEAEHKNLLEAFNFDFNNIQDVSYFNNLLKENFARVKMQGTWAFKAPDILPLGDVALGYSQSIYAVAGFSGQLPANVTDIGDNVDFHLRRLSVMELPLSYAFSLDSTLGKLSWGAAVKFMHLSSTQTSRKLLTTDSKGDIQDDIIDTIKGNDANSDNNFGIDLGFSYSPAYVPDFTFALVGKNLNTPKFDFKNNGKLTIYPQARLGLAYDLSDHLSLAADADLTENLMLTPAGMPKQKSQKIGIGVDAHAMFFDARAGIAKDLRQDNGAIVSFGMGFGFLDLGVAVATERVKVEGTNYPRYFSVQLGGSFEF
- a CDS encoding RluA family pseudouridine synthase, whose product is MAYTKIKLVNLASNNELPIFRVLMNTLNISMNEAQRLIDTNKVLCNGQIIKQKNARIQGLIELVEYESKPRGIKPVFENENFALFDKESGVLTHPNGRHCKYSLCDEIWHLWGKQACVAHRLDKQTSGLILVAKNQFVAKKLKKMFENKEIHKEYLALVRGKTALKFSVNAPLALSKEYDDIKTRMQICPVSEGGKEAKSEFERLEFFQTYNASLLLCKPKTGRQHQLRLHLFHVKHSILGETLYGLLKPEIENILDEKLSLQELQKLCGASRLCLHSYRLKFKFENEEFDFYSQKDIKTEFLNALA
- the purB gene encoding adenylosuccinate lyase, with translation MVERYSRKEMTSKWDLNAKYNAWLKVELAAVKAWNKLGFISDGDCEKILKNAKFNIQRIDEIEKETKHDVIAFLTSVSESLGEESRFVHFGMTSSDCIDTAVALQIKESLELILKDLDELLENIKTRALEHKFTLMVGRSHGIHGEPITFGLSLGVFYDELKHSKSLLEQAQEMISYGKISGAMGNFAHAPLKLEEEVCKELGLKPAPISNQIIQRDRYATVISALAILAASCEKIAVNIRHLQRTEVYEAEEFFSKGQKGSSAMPHKRNPVLSENITGLCRIIRSFVTPALENVALWHERDISHSSVERFILPDAFITADFMLARLTNLIKNLLVYPENMMKNLNLTGGLVFSQRVLLELPFKGVSRENAYKIVQRNAMKVWQDLQNGKSALNEKGESLFLQSLLEDEELRQKLDEASIRACFDYSYYTKNVEAILKRVFDEK
- a CDS encoding ribonucleoside-diphosphate reductase subunit alpha; the protein is MKVIKRNGRTEELDISKIKKCTGDAVKGLDGVNVSELELDAKIQFRDGISTDEIQKTLIKTAVEKIDVDCPNYSFVAARLFLYSLYKKVSGINRYNHLREYFEKGEAAGRILLGLKEKYDLDDLNDYIKPERDMQFTYLGIKTLYDRYLIKDSKGEPIELPQHMFMGIAMFLAQNEFNPQEWAKKFYDLISKFEVMLATPTLSNARTTRHQLSSCYIGSTPDNIEGIFDSYKEMALLSKFGGGIGWDWSKVRAMGGSIDGHKNAAGGIIPFLKITNDIAVAVDQLGTRKGAIAVYIETWHMDINDFIDLRKNSGEERRRAHELFPALWINDLFMKRVKENDKWTLFDPADTPDLCELYGAEFEKRYEEYEKDASISKEIVDAKELWKKILLNYFESGMPFLCFKDTANRTNPNSHTGIIRSSNLCTEIFQNTQPNYYQIKIVFDDKSELHLDENEEVKIDGGIIKLAKKVSTLDYMGGKKVYIVEKFKNDGKTAVCNLASINLSKIHKKEDIQRVVPTAVRMLDNVIDLNFYPHAKVKDTNLKSRSIGLGVMGEAQMLAEAQIHWGSEEHFEKIDKIMEIISFEAIQASSNLALEKGAYPDFKGSSWSRGIFPIDTASDKAKALTLREGLFNQSECDWDKLKEKVKKDGMRNGYLMAIAPTSSISILVGTTQTIEPIYKRKWFEQNLSGMIPVVVPNLSLDTWQYYTSAYEIDQRLLVKAAAVRGKWIDQGQSLNIFMSLDKASGGYLNEIYTLAHELGVKSTYYLRSESPDSEKVSVADRSIECEGCQ
- a CDS encoding response regulator transcription factor encodes the protein MKKILLLEDDMCLSEIVLEYLIEEGFDTILASDAQEAFELARKEEFDLYIFDVKVPMGDGFSLLKDLRALGKRTPAIFLTSLNSGDDVKEGFESGCDDYVKKPFNLSVLKKHIIDLVIFHKRKRLASVG
- a CDS encoding polysaccharide pyruvyl transferase family protein, with the protein product MQGWFAQGFDFLPNANLTSVFIGAHFTQETQNFLKCFIAHFPHYFENKEIGCRDTFTLEFLQNLGLKAYFSRCLTSTLPKREPKATQTKVFFVGFDKKLLAYVPKNLKENGEFIEQQWVELINSSEEHCFKLTQNLLKRYENEAKLIITSALHCASPATALAIPVVFIRTSKEQKTRFSTLRGIIPIYSVEDLKQGKVDFNPKAPDIEALKEAMLENARLSILKEKGENIDEAKLKTLREFIAKFQAN
- a CDS encoding trehalose-6-phosphate synthase, with the translated sequence MFYALVKITHLLCACVVIGYLIYDVFIFSHFKKNRSEAEFIKLKRELLKPSVYILAPAFLLLLCSGAYLGSFYLGAELGWLESSFQQILVLKISVVGLLFVFTPISFFYILVLKKSDPMRKFYHHLALLICLIALILAKLMFLF